The genomic region TGTCACCAGTCAAGCGGGACTCATCAAGCTGTTGAAAATCAGGGTCTCCCCGACGGGGTGGAGATCGCTGCGGTGTTCGTTTTATTATGGAACATATCCTCCTGATCGTATCAGTTGTAATCTTTCTCGCCCTCTCGGCCTTCTTCTCCGGAGCCGAAACGGCGATATTTTCACTGCCCGGATCGTCGCTCTCGAGAATGAAAAAGGGAAATAACAGGGAGCAGTGCATCGCCTCGATGATGAAAAATCCGAGGATGCTGCTTGTTACTGTCCTATTCGGCAATCTTCTCGTCAATATCGCCAATACGAGCATCGTAACAGCCCTCGCCATCAGGATTATGGGAGACAGCGGTCCGGCCGTAGCGACTATCGTCATGACACTTCTTATCCTGATATTCGGAGAGATAACGCCGAAGAGCCTGGCTTTGAAACATTCGGTGCCGCTGGCGCTGGCTGTCGCGCCGGTGCTGAGATTTTTGATGTATATCTTTACTCCCGTAAGGGTAGCTCTGGGATATATCGCCGATATCACGGTGAAAAGCAGCCGCGCCCTTCTTGGCGAGAGCAGGGAGGAATACCATTCCCACGAACTTGTCGATGCCGTTGAGATGGCTGGCAACGACGGCCTTTTCGACGATTTCGAGAGCAAGATACTTACCAATCTTTTTCAGTTTACCGATACGGCTGTATACGAGATCCTGACTCCGCGGGTGGAAGTATTCTCGCTCAGCGCCGATACTACTCTTCAGGCAGCGGCGATCGAGGCAAGAAGCAGGGGATTCACGAGGATCCCCCTTTACGAGGATTCGGTGGAAAAGATCATCGGGATCTTTCACGCGAGGGATCTGTTGAGGTATGAGAAGAATGAAAAGCTTACGCTGCGTGATATCATGCGCCCGGCCGATTTTATCCCCGAGACGAAGAAAATAAGGGACCTGCTCGGAGAATTCATCGCTGACAGAAAGCATGTGGCGATCGCGGTCGACGAGCATGGCTCTTTCGAAGGTATAGTGACTCTCGAGGATATGCTCGAAGAGATCTTCGGGGAGATCCGGGACAGGCGCGAGCCTAACGTCGATGAGTTCAACCGCATAGATGAGGATCATATAGTCGTCGAGGGAGCGATGAGGCTCGAAGACCTCAATTCCGAGTTCGGATCGACTCTGGATTCACGCGAGGTCGAGACGGTCGGAGGATACCTGATCGAGGCGATAGGGCGGATTCCGAGAGAGGGAGAGACCTTTACATTGGGCCCGTACCGCTGGCTCGTGCTGTCGGCGGAGATGAAGAAGATCAACAAGATCAAGCTGGAAAGAACAAGAGGGGACGTCGATTAGGATGACGCTGTTCGATTCGCTGATAATTATGGCCGCTTCTATACTGCTCGCCGGGTTCTTCTCCGGTTCGGAAACGGCGCTGATATCGTGCAGCAAGGTCAAGTTGAGAAGCAGGGCCAAGCTCGGATCGTGGAGAGCGAGTATCCTTGAAAGACTGATCCAGGACCCGGAGAAGTTTTTCAGCATAGTCCTCGTCGGCACGAACATCTCAGTGATTATCTGCACGGCGACGGCGACCGCCCTGGCTGTCTCGAGATTCGGCGATTCCGGGCCGCTTATAGCGACAATAGTCATCACGCCGCTGATCCTGATATTCGGAGAGGTAATACCCAAATCGATATATCTCGACCATGCTGACAGGTTCTCGATAATCGTCGCTCCATTCCTGAAGGCCCTTACATTCATTCTCTGGCCGGTAATTATGCCGGTCACACTGTTCGCGCGCCTGATGACAGGCAGACTGAAAGAGAGCGAGAAGGGGTCGTATATCATCTCGACACGCGAAGAGTTGATATATCTCTACAGGCGGGGCAACGCTTCGGAAGAGGTCAAGAAAAGGGAAACGGAGATGATCGACAAGGTCTTCAGGTTTGGAATGATCAAAGCCTCTGACCTGATGGTCCCCGCTTCCGAAGTGATCTCCTTTCCTGTGACAGCTTCGATCGACGAGGTGGTAGAGGAAGCGAACCGTCATCCTTATACCAGATACCCGCTCACCTCTCCCGACGACGGGAGTATAGTAGGAGTCATCTCACTCTTCGACCTGCTCGGGCTCGATGGAGGAGAAAGCCTTGAAATGGTCATGCATGAGCCTTTTTTCGTCGACAGCGATATCTTCGCCAAGAGGCTTCTTCTTACGTTGAAGAACAATCCGGATCATTTCGCCATAGTCACGGATAATGGCCGGACCGCCGGAATAATCACTCTTGAGAATATCCTGGAGAATATCGTGGGCGATATCGCCACGTAGCCAGCCGGCTGCGGGCGCGTAGAACTTCTTTACCCTTTATCGGGCAGAATCGCCGCGAACTATTTGATCCCCGTGAAAGACCTGAGGTCAGTCCAGCGCTCCGGTGACCTTTTCAACCTCTTCAAGTATCTCGCACGATCTGACAAGCTCTTTCATCGCCGTGTGGTCGGGATAAAGAGGTCTGTCGATATCGAGGAATTTGACGTGCCTCCTTATTACTTCCTTTGCTTTCGTGACGCCCTTTCCGAATGAATAATCACGGAAATCGAGCGCCTGGGCCGCCGCCATCAGCTCGATGCCCAGGACCCCGTAAGCGTTGTCGAGGATCTGGAAGTTCTTGATCGCCGTATTCATGCCCATCGAGACGAAGTCTTCCTGGTCGGCCGCGGCCGGGATCGAGTGGACGGAGGCCGGCATCGAGAGGATGCGTTGTTCGACGATCTGCATATCGGCGGTGTACTGGCTGAGCATCAGGCCGGAGAACATACCGGCCCCTTTCGTCAGAAAAGCGGGAAGTCCGACGCTCAGGGCGGGATTGTTGAGGCGGTTCATCCTTCTTTCCGACATCACGCTGACCATAGTTATCGCCGCGCTTATCATATCCATCGGAAGCGAGACGGGAGTTCCCTGGAAGTTCGCGCCGGAAAGCTGAAGGTTTTCGTCGGGGAAGAAGATCGGGTTGTCACCAACGCCATTGAGCTCTATCTCGACCTGGGATCGGGCGTACTCGAGAGCGTCATGCGCGGCGCCGATGACCTGGGGAGTCGACCGCATCGAGTAGGCGTCCTGGACCTTGCATTTTATCTTTCCCTCCACGAGGTCGCCGCCCTCGACGAGTTTCAGTATCGCCGCGGCGCATCTCTGCGCGCCCTTGAACCCCCTGATCCGGTGCAGCTGGGGGCTGTACGGTTTCATGTTCGCTTTAAGCGCTTCGAGCGACATCGCTGCCGCGATCTCTGCCTGCTTGAGCCACCTGTTCGAATCGTAGAGCATTATCGCGCTCATCGCGGTGAGAAGGTTCGATCCGTTGATGGTCGCCAGTCCGTCCCTCGCTTTGAGCCCTGGAACGGGGATACCCGCTCTCTTCATCGCTTCGGCCCCTTCGAGAAGCTCTCCCTTGTAGTAAGCCTGACCCTCGCCCATCATCAGAAGGGCTATCTGCGACATAGGGGCGAGGTCGCCGCTCGCGCCGACCGACCCTTTCTGACAGACGAACGGAGTAACGTCCTTGTTGAGCATCTCGACGAGAGTGAGGGTTATCTCGGGCCGGTTTCCCGAGTTGCCGTGCGCGTGAACGTTGATCCTGCCCGCCATCGCCGCCCTGACGTACTCTAGCGGCGCCGGATCGCCGATTCCCGCGGCATGATTGTATATGAGGTATTTCTGGAAATCCTGGATCTGGTCGTCGTCGAGTACTACTTCGGAAAATTCCCCGATCCCCGTGTTGACTCCATACATGATCTCTTTCGCGACGATCTTTTTTTCGAGCATCGCGCGGCAGACCTTGATCCGTTCTATGGCATCGGGAGAGAGGATGACTTCTTCGCGATCTCTCGCGATCCTTACCAGTTTTTCAATCGTCAGTTCAGATCCATTTAGAGTGACAGCCAACTTCGACCCCCTGTTTTACGGTTTTAACTTCACCGGAGCGTGGCGATCATCCCGTGATCACGCCCCGGTAGTCTATATATCATCGAAACCGGGCGAAGGCAAGAAGCAAAATAAAAGAAATATCCATTACCGGTCCGGCTGGCTGGCCGGTTGGGGAAACACCTCAGGCCATAAGGCCGTTAATTTCTGTAAACCTCTATTATAAAAGCAATTACGATAAAAGCTATCCCCACGATATTGACGGCTGTCCCCGTTTTGCTAATCCGTTCCGCCTTTGATCCGTCGAGGCGAAGGAGCGAATGGAATGCGGGCGCCTTGAGCAGATTGGATGCGCCTATCAGAAAAAACGATATTGCCCAGACGGGGACCCCGCCTATCACCATCATCTTTCTCGCCAGCGAGAGGATCCCCATCACTGAAAAGACGACGGCCCAGAAAAGGTGCCCGCCACCCGGTTTTTTTATCCTGTCCGATTCATTTACTTTCGTCATGATGAACTGCCTGCTTCAACTCCTCCGGCAACCGCCCGCCCAGTTGCCGGTGAATATTTTTATCTACTCAAGCCTCAGGGGACTCTCCTCGTCGACACATATCCTGAAAAAGTTGCAGTAGCGGCAATGCGGCCCCTGGTTCATCGCGAAGTGCCGGTGGGGCAGGGGCTGATTGAGATGAATATTCCCATCGACAAGAAGTGAGGCCATCTTCGAGATGCCTTCCTTTATATGCTCTCTGAAGGAGTCGATGTTTTCCCCGCTTATCTTATGCTCGATATGCCTCCCTGATCCGAGCAGGTTCACCTCGTAGAGGCGGATCGTGTCGACCGGGTTTTTTCCGATGACTGCCGCGTAGTATCCGTACACTCCGAGCTGGACTCCCGCCTTTCCTTTATCATCTTCGTCATCGCCGCCGTTTTTTCCGCTGAACGTCTTCCAGTCGACGATATTGAAAGTACCGTCGTTGCCGGTGAAAATGAAATCGGTCTTCGCGAAGACGTTTGCGCCCTCGAAGACGAAGACCTGGGCGAACTCGCCAAGATCTATATTCTCAATGATCCATCCTGTCCGGTCGGTCTCGAAGATGATCCCGAGAATATCCGAACGAAGAAGGGTCTCGACCCCCTGTATCGATTCACGTAAGGTCTTTTCAATCCTTTCTTCGGAAAGATCCCGGCCGTATTCATGTTCGAAGAGGGCGAGCCAGTTGATGTTGAGCCATTCGCCGCTTTTTTTCGGCTCGGTGAGGTAGAGCCTCCGCCGCGAAAAATCGAGCTGCTTCTTAAACCTCTCCTCAAGATAACCGGTCACGTCTTCCGCCGCGGGGATCCTTCCCTTCACGCGCGTCGACTGAAGGACTTTCGTTGCTATGTAGTGGACCAGTTGCCCCCTCCAGAGAGGGAGCGATACCAGGCGCTTGAGTTTGAACGCTTCCCGTCGAAGAGGAGAGGATGATCTCTTCCAGCCTTCCCAGCTGAGGTAATAGTGGAAGTAATATTTTCGCGCGCATTCGTTAAACAGAGACTCGCGCGAGATCGACCAGCTGAATTGGTTTTGAAATGGCATCTATTTGTCGAATACTCCCCTGCAGATCCTGTTCTCTATCCTGTACGGTTCGAACTCGTAATCGAACTTCATCTGTTTCTTGCCTCTCAGAGCGACGCCCTTGTTGGTGTACATGTAGAGGTGGTATCTTCCTCCAGCCTTCTGCTGGGAGAGTTTCTGAAACTCATCGTTTTTAAAGATCCACGCTCTGAGCGTACTGAGATCGACGCATGAGACATAATCGGCGGTGTTCTTTGCCGGCACCCACCAGTCCAGCGCCATCTTCCCCTTGCCGCCTGCCTTTTTTGGTTTAAGGTTCGTCGTTACGAGAATAGACCAATTGCGTCTCGGCCTTTTCAGGGTCACAACCAGATCGATCCCGTTCTTTCCATGGCTGCAGAGAATCCCTTCCCTGAGCAGGAGCGAATTGACAAAGAGCTTGCCGCTCACCCCTATCATGCTTTTCGGCACTTCCTGCATCACTGACCTCCTTCCAGGATCACAATAGCCTGGGCATATTCACCGTCGTGGGTGAGGCTGAGATGCGTCGCGGTAACGCCGCGCTTTTCGAGGGCAACCGACACCTTGCCGGAAACAGAGAGATCCGGTTTCCCGTTCTCATTTTTGACAACGCCGACTTCTTTAAGCGAGATGCCGCGCCCCCAGCCTGTTCCAAGCGCCTTGAAAAAGGCTTCGCGGGCGGCGAATCTCGCGGCGAAGAACTGGGCGTTATCCCTTCGATCCGCGCTTTCGTCGATCTCACGATCGGTGAAGATCTTTCCCAGAAAACGTCTTCCATATCTATCTATCAATCCCCGTATCCTGGAGATCGATACTGAATCGATTCCAATTCCGATTATCATTTCATTCCTGCGGCTATTTATGGTAGCTTTTACAGCGTTGTTCTGATAAATCCGTAGCTTGCAAGAACGATATCACTATTTTGAGATTTGTTAAATAAAAAACCACTGGTCGCGGGGATTATTTTCAACAGGTAAAGATGTTCATACAGTACGACGAACCTGTCTACAGGCCTCCAAGCGAAGCGGGCTCTCTGATACTTCAGGCGACGAGCGGATGCTCTCACAATCGATGCGCTTTCTGTCAGATGTATAAAGGAAAGAGATTCGCTGTCAAGGAATGGAAAGTACTGAAGGGTGAGATAGATGCCGCGAAAAGATACCTGCCGGAGACGGCGAGGATATTCCTGGGCGACGGGGACGCTTTCGTTCTCGCCACTGAAAAGCTCGAACGGATCCTCGACTATCTCGCCGGATCCTTTCCCCGTCTGCAGAGGGTGAGCGCTTACGCGAACCCCTCAAATCTCCTGGGCAAGTCGGTCGGCGAGATGACGCGCCTGAGGGAGAAAGGCCTGAAGATAATTTATTACGGCGTGGAAACGGGAGATCCCGAGCTTCTCCTGATGACAGGCAAGGGGGCGACTCCCGGCGAGATGATCGAGGGTTGCGCCAAAGCCCGCGAAGCGGGGCTTAAGATCTCGGCCACGGTGATAACGGGTCTTGGTGGGAGCGAAAGAAGTCTGCGCCACGCGAGGATGACCGGAGAGCTGGTAAGCAGGCTGGAGCCAAGATATCTCTCGGCCCTTACCCTTATGCTCGGTCCTTTCGAAGAAGAATACATAAAACTCTTCGGACCAGGGTTCCGGATGAACACTCCCGCCGAAGACCTGCTCGAACTGAGGGAGATGATATCGCGTCTCGAGAATGACAGATGCATCTTCAGAAGCAACCACGCTTCAAACTACCTCGCCCTGAAAGGGACGCTTCGCAAGGACAGGGAGGCGCTCGTCGCCACGATAGACCGGGCGCTCGATGATCCGGGAAGGTACCTCAGGAAAGAATGGATGAGGGGGCTTTGAAACGCGGCGTTAATCACCTTGAGGAGAAGAGCCTTCGCAGCCATGAATCGGAGAGGTACGTGTCGTACCCGACCCTGACGCCGCCCCAGCGTTCCTTGTAATCGATAAGGCTGTGCGCGTAGGAAGGGGAAGCGCCGAGGTTGATCTTCCTTATACCCATCGATATCCCGACGTCGATCGCTTCGGAGAGCAGGATATGGTTCGGTTTGAACCTCCTGTATTCATAATCCGAGACTGTCTGCCAGTTGAACAGGGTTCCGGCATAGATGAAGTTGATGCAGGACCCGACCATCCTGTCACCGAACATCAGGCAGTTCCAGTAAAGCATCTCCGTGTTGCTCAGATGCTTCAGGATGCTGTTGAAGAAATGTTTGCTGTATAGAGGCTTGATACTGCCGTGCCTCTTCTCGGTCATCTCGTAAAGCCTGTAGAAGGCGTTCAGTTGTTCCCGGGTCTTTATGCAGATTATTTCGGTGTCGGCTTTCTGCCCCGCCCTGATATGGCCGTTTATCTTTCTGTCGGGTGGCGTATGCTCTTCGTTATCGTCGAGGTAGATGATATGGGTGAACGTCTCGCTGTGATCGAGAAACGGTTCGCTCATCCCTGAAAAATTCCTGTCGAAGTCTGTGATCGCTATCCTGGAGAACCTTCTCTTTTTAAGATATTTCACCAGGTGCAGGTAGAACTCGTCCCTGGTCGAGCCGTTGACTCCATCGGCCATGACTACTTCGCCATACGTTCCGTACGGCATCGAGTAGAAAGATTTAAAGCCGAAGTCTCTGGTGATGACAGCCGGCATGCCGGCGATCAGCAGATCGCCCTCGTAACCGCAGAGAAATTCAGCATGCGTTCCCGGAGAGAGTCCGTCGACGCACGTATCGACCCAGTAATGGCTGTGAAAGAAGGAACTTTCCGCGGTCAGCTTCTCCCATGCAGGAACGTCGAGTGATTTTCGGTCGATTACCCTGAACTCCATAAATTCTCCGGCGTGGAAGGGATTCTATACGGAAAAGTCGCGATTGACGGGCGAGCGGTCCAAATGAGGTCTCGCTTTCTCCTCCTCTGACGAATGTAATAAATGAATCGAGGTTAGTCAATGAACATAAGAGATATTCAGGACCATCCCCGGCCGTCCGTATTCCAGAGCGGCGTACCTGCTCGAATCGCCTTTCGATGCAAAAATGAAAGGCCATTCGCATATGGCAACTGTTTTGCGGAACTGTCAATGCCGGGTTACATTTAAAAGCTCAAGAAGAACTTCCCGGATACGATCGGAAACACGATTATTTGGCATGAATCTTTCTATTCAGCTCTGATGGTTGATAAATAATACGTATCCCTTGATTGGTTACGGTGTAAAAAATGAGAAAGAAATTACGGAACGATTCGGGATTTACGATGGCTGAACTGATGGTTGTTGTCCTGATAATAGGACTTATGGCCATTCTTTCGATGCCGGCATTCGGCAGATTCATACAGAACTGGCGGCTGAACGGCGATGCCGAGCAGTTTGCGGTCACTTTGCGAAGCGCCCGTTCTTCAGCGGTTATGAAGAATATAGATGTCGTCTTTTCATTCGATATGACAAACGATAATTATTCCTATTTCGAAGACAGCGATCGCAACGGCAACAGGTCCTCAGACGAGTTTCAGAGCGCGACATATACGCTCTCGCCGGGAGTGAGGATCGTCGGGCATACATTTTCCTCGTCGAAGCTTACATTCGGGTCGAAGGGAAATACGAGGGAAAGCGGTACGATAACGCTTCGAAACCCGGCCAACAAGAACAAGACCGTCCGGATATTCGGAGGGACGGGAAACATCACGGTCGATTAGAGTAAGGAACGGAAGATCATGTTTAAATCGGAAAAAGGCGCGGGACTGGTAGAGATCATAATTGCTATTCTTATTTTCGGCGTGGGGATATCCGCCGCTCTCAGGATACTTCCATCGAGCAACTCCGCCACGTCAAGAGCCGGGAACCTTACCATAGCGACGAACCTCGCCCAGCAGAAAATCGAGGAACTTATGAGCTATCCGTATTCGAGCGCGGATCTGACGAATGGATCCCATACCGATCCTGAAAATCCCCTCGATATCCACTATACGAGAAGCTGGAATGTAGTCGATGACGATCCCGTGTCTGATATGAAAAGACTGACTGTCATGGTAAGTTACCAGACAGCGAGCAGAGACAGCATCGCGACAATGAGCACCTACCTTACATCAAGGCGGTAACCCGGAATGCGAATAATAAGATTAAACAGATCGATGATCGGAACAGAGGCCGGATTCACACTTGTCGAGATGATGCTCAGTATAGTCATAATGGGTTTCGTCCTTATAGCGATATCCGGCGTGTTCATGCTTTTTCAGAAGAGCGCCGCTACGACATCGGATTTCTCCGATGCGCAGCAGAACGCCAGAATAGCTATCGACTATGTGACCGGCGAGTTGAGACAGGCCGGTTCCCAGACAGATTATTTCCGCGGACAGAGGCCGATAGTCCACGCCGGTCCATACCAGGTGGCTTTTAACGCCGATATCGATGACGGGCGGGTGATAGACGGGCAGGCGCCCCTTTCAGCGATAAACATAAGCATGGCTCCCAATACCGTTCCGGTATCGGGATCGACGATATATTCACCCTCTGCCGATTATGACTCGGAAGCCGAGACGGTCGTCTTCACTCTCGATTCGACCGGAGACGGAGTGATCACCACCGCCGACCGCGGCGACGATCCGGAAGAGACCGGTCTGAACAGCAATCTTTTTGTCCTCAAGAAGACGGTCTACGGATACAACGCTTCCGGTAAGAACGAAGTCCGTGAATCGGATCTCGCCATCGTGCGCGGACCGAATTTCGCGCCGACATGGATGACTCCCGAACCGATCTTCCAGTACTATTACGATCATGATGAGGATGTCAATACCCCCGACAGGCTCTGGGGCGATACTGACGGAGACGGCGAGCTTGATACGGCGGAGATCATGGCAGTGACCGATCTTCCCCAGAATTTTCTCAGCAATATCCAGAGGGTCAAGATAACCGTAATGAGTGAATCGAACAGGTATGACAAGAAATACGAGACGAACGGTGGATTTCTCAACGTGACGATGAATTCCGAAGTATTCGTCAGGAATATGTCCCGGACCAGTTCAATGGTCAGGGGCAAGGTCTTCCACGACGCCGACAGCGACGGCATTATCGACAACGGCGAATCAGGTATCCCCGGAGTCACCGTCCGGCTCGCCGGCCAGAGCAGAAGCGTCATCACCGACAATTTCGGATCTTTCTACTTCGCCCTTCCAGCCGGAGCGTATTCGATCCAGGAAGTCGATCCTCCCGGCTACACGTCGACGACGGCGAACCTTGTCTCGATAACACTCGTTTCGGGACAATCGTCGATCATAAACTTCGGTGATATTTCGAGTCTGCCGATCGGAGCGATTGTAGGGGTCGTATACGAGGATCTCGACAAGAGCGGCACGAAGAACGGACTCGAGAGTGGCATCGAAGGAGTGCTAATCTCCCTCGACAGCGGCGCCCAGACTTACACGAACGCTTCCGGATATTATTCGTTCACCGCCGAGCAGGGTAACTATACGGTCGTCGAAGCAGATCCGGTAGGGTATTCATCGACGACTCCAAACTCCGCCTCGGCGAACATCGTCGCCGACGGCGATACGGTGAGGGTCGATTTCGGCGATTACGCCGGACCGACGACAGGAACTCTCGAAGGATACGCATTCCTCGATATTAACGAGGATGGAGTGCGAAACTCGATGGAAGAAGGCCTGCCGAATGTCACGATAAAGGTCTCGACCGGAGACAGTACGATGACCAACTCGAGCGGGTACTATATATTCAACCTCGAACCGGATGTGTACACGGTCGAGGAAAGGGATCCGGTTGGATATACCTCCACCACAGTCAACAAATATACCGATGTAAAGATAACTGCCGATACCACCGTCGTGCGTAACTTCGGCGATATCCTCGAAACGAGGCAGGATTTCGTGGAGATACATATCTCCAACACTGACCGCGTCCTTTCGGTAAGTACGGCGAACCTCGGGGAGGACGAAAAGTATGATACCGATATCATACTCGGCACCGCCCTTTCCGGTGGCATCGGGAACATGCTTGTCTTCCATAACGAGTGGGAGACTTCGGCGACTCCTGTAAGCGAGCTTTTCAATTCCGATCCGGTCTACAGGCGCGATGCCGGCGACAATATCAATACGATGAACCAGTTCGATTTCAACAGCGACGCCGTGCCTGATATATTGACCGGGCTCAACACAAGCACAGACAGGAATATCCAGGTCTGGTTCACCCAGGATGGAGGGATCCTTTCGAACAGTCCCGATAAGGCGTATTACGCGAGCGGGCTGAACGAGGTGATGGACAGCAAGCTTGCCGATTTCGATCTCGATGGTGAATTCGATCTCGTGATCGGACTGAAAGACCCGATCGGTATAACCGGCGCTTTCGAGGTCCTCCTCGGCAGCGGCGATGGAGATTTTTCTTCCAGGGAGTACGTTACCGACGCCGGTCCTGTCGATGATTTCAAGCTCGGAGCGATCTGGGCCGTCGAGACAGGCGATGTCGATGGAGATGGAGACCAGGATATCATAGTCGGGTCGCACGTGACTCCGGTCACCGGGTACATAGACGTATACCTCAATACCGGGTACGCTTCCGCCAATTTCACTTGGAGCGCGAGGTACGCCTCATGGGGAGCGGTCAACGACCTGAAGATGGTCGATATGAAGGAAGACGACGACGGCGACCCCGATATAGTAGCGGGGATCTCGGTCGGTCCGAATATTGGGCTGGTATTCCTCTATCTTAACGAAGCAGGAGTGTACGGGATCGCTGATACGACGGGATACGCCTTCGGTCCGGAGGAAGTACACAATATGCCGGACGATTTCGTCTTCGCTAACGGAGAGGTGCTTAGCATCGCGGTCCTTCAGGTCAATAACGATATATTCCCCGATATCACCTATGGCACGAGGAGCAGTTCACTCTATACCGGTGATATCTATGTTCTTCCCGCTTACGGCACTTTGCCTGAATTCGGGTTGAAGATCAATACTTCCGAACTCGGCGAGATCATATCGATCGACGTAGCCGATTTCAACAAGGACAGCAGTCCTGATATCGTCGTTGGAACAAGATCGTCCGCGACGCAGGGAAAACTGGTAGCATTTTTCGGCAGTGGTATCTGATCAGTACTGTCTGCCGAAAAGGATCGGTGCGATATGGATAAGATGAATTTAAGAAAATCAGGCGGAGAGAAGGGAAATATACTTGTCATCACCCTTATAATCCTTTTTGCCGTCTCGGTCATCGGCGGAACGCTCGCCATGGTCTCATCGATGAATCTGAAGATCGCCGGAAACCAGAGGACGACGGTGCAGTCCCTTTTCGTCGCCGAGGCTGGCATTAACGAAGCGATCCACAGGCTTTCGATGTCGAATCCCACGAACGTCACCATTGCCGGCTGGACTGGAAACGCGGCGATCGGAGACAGTGAACCGTATGATCCGAACTGGAAGGCGAGGATATATCTTACCTCTCCAGGGTCGGCTCCGGCGAGCGCCGGGTCGATATATTCGACCGGCACGCTGCAGAGCACCAGTACTCCGTACATGGAGTACAGCGCCGCGAGTGGTACCGATGACGTACTGACTATCGAACACAAGTGGAAGGACCGCGACGGCGATGGAGCGCGCGACGTCAACGAGATCGTCCGGTACGATCCGATGAAGATACCGCCGGAGAATTTCGCTTCGGGGTTCCCGGTAGAGGTCATAACGGTCAGTGGTACGGCGGCGGGGGGCAGGAGAGTGCTTGAGGCTGAAGTCGTCAAGAGGACCATGGTCGCCCGCACGCTCGGCGCCCTTTACGTCGACAAGGCAGTCAAGCTTACAGGTAACTGTGCCTTCTGCGGATTCAACCATTCGGTCGATATTCCCCCTTT from Candidatus Krumholzibacteriota bacterium harbors:
- a CDS encoding GNAT family N-acetyltransferase, with product MEFRVIDRKSLDVPAWEKLTAESSFFHSHYWVDTCVDGLSPGTHAEFLCGYEGDLLIAGMPAVITRDFGFKSFYSMPYGTYGEVVMADGVNGSTRDEFYLHLVKYLKKRRFSRIAITDFDRNFSGMSEPFLDHSETFTHIIYLDDNEEHTPPDRKINGHIRAGQKADTEIICIKTREQLNAFYRLYEMTEKRHGSIKPLYSKHFFNSILKHLSNTEMLYWNCLMFGDRMVGSCINFIYAGTLFNWQTVSDYEYRRFKPNHILLSEAIDVGISMGIRKINLGASPSYAHSLIDYKERWGGVRVGYDTYLSDSWLRRLFSSR
- a CDS encoding HlyC/CorC family transporter: MTLFDSLIIMAASILLAGFFSGSETALISCSKVKLRSRAKLGSWRASILERLIQDPEKFFSIVLVGTNISVIICTATATALAVSRFGDSGPLIATIVITPLILIFGEVIPKSIYLDHADRFSIIVAPFLKALTFILWPVIMPVTLFARLMTGRLKESEKGSYIISTREELIYLYRRGNASEEVKKRETEMIDKVFRFGMIKASDLMVPASEVISFPVTASIDEVVEEANRHPYTRYPLTSPDDGSIVGVISLFDLLGLDGGESLEMVMHEPFFVDSDIFAKRLLLTLKNNPDHFAIVTDNGRTAGIITLENILENIVGDIAT
- a CDS encoding PD-(D/E)XK nuclease family protein, with product MPFQNQFSWSISRESLFNECARKYYFHYYLSWEGWKRSSSPLRREAFKLKRLVSLPLWRGQLVHYIATKVLQSTRVKGRIPAAEDVTGYLEERFKKQLDFSRRRLYLTEPKKSGEWLNINWLALFEHEYGRDLSEERIEKTLRESIQGVETLLRSDILGIIFETDRTGWIIENIDLGEFAQVFVFEGANVFAKTDFIFTGNDGTFNIVDWKTFSGKNGGDDEDDKGKAGVQLGVYGYYAAVIGKNPVDTIRLYEVNLLGSGRHIEHKISGENIDSFREHIKEGISKMASLLVDGNIHLNQPLPHRHFAMNQGPHCRYCNFFRICVDEESPLRLE
- a CDS encoding radical SAM protein, yielding MFIQYDEPVYRPPSEAGSLILQATSGCSHNRCAFCQMYKGKRFAVKEWKVLKGEIDAAKRYLPETARIFLGDGDAFVLATEKLERILDYLAGSFPRLQRVSAYANPSNLLGKSVGEMTRLREKGLKIIYYGVETGDPELLLMTGKGATPGEMIEGCAKAREAGLKISATVITGLGGSERSLRHARMTGELVSRLEPRYLSALTLMLGPFEEEYIKLFGPGFRMNTPAEDLLELREMISRLENDRCIFRSNHASNYLALKGTLRKDREALVATIDRALDDPGRYLRKEWMRGL
- a CDS encoding aromatic amino acid lyase, whose product is MAVTLNGSELTIEKLVRIARDREEVILSPDAIERIKVCRAMLEKKIVAKEIMYGVNTGIGEFSEVVLDDDQIQDFQKYLIYNHAAGIGDPAPLEYVRAAMAGRINVHAHGNSGNRPEITLTLVEMLNKDVTPFVCQKGSVGASGDLAPMSQIALLMMGEGQAYYKGELLEGAEAMKRAGIPVPGLKARDGLATINGSNLLTAMSAIMLYDSNRWLKQAEIAAAMSLEALKANMKPYSPQLHRIRGFKGAQRCAAAILKLVEGGDLVEGKIKCKVQDAYSMRSTPQVIGAAHDALEYARSQVEIELNGVGDNPIFFPDENLQLSGANFQGTPVSLPMDMISAAITMVSVMSERRMNRLNNPALSVGLPAFLTKGAGMFSGLMLSQYTADMQIVEQRILSMPASVHSIPAAADQEDFVSMGMNTAIKNFQILDNAYGVLGIELMAAAQALDFRDYSFGKGVTKAKEVIRRHVKFLDIDRPLYPDHTAMKELVRSCEILEEVEKVTGALD
- a CDS encoding holo-ACP synthase, coding for MIIGIGIDSVSISRIRGLIDRYGRRFLGKIFTDREIDESADRRDNAQFFAARFAAREAFFKALGTGWGRGISLKEVGVVKNENGKPDLSVSGKVSVALEKRGVTATHLSLTHDGEYAQAIVILEGGQ
- a CDS encoding HlyC/CorC family transporter, whose amino-acid sequence is MEHILLIVSVVIFLALSAFFSGAETAIFSLPGSSLSRMKKGNNREQCIASMMKNPRMLLVTVLFGNLLVNIANTSIVTALAIRIMGDSGPAVATIVMTLLILIFGEITPKSLALKHSVPLALAVAPVLRFLMYIFTPVRVALGYIADITVKSSRALLGESREEYHSHELVDAVEMAGNDGLFDDFESKILTNLFQFTDTAVYEILTPRVEVFSLSADTTLQAAAIEARSRGFTRIPLYEDSVEKIIGIFHARDLLRYEKNEKLTLRDIMRPADFIPETKKIRDLLGEFIADRKHVAIAVDEHGSFEGIVTLEDMLEEIFGEIRDRREPNVDEFNRIDEDHIVVEGAMRLEDLNSEFGSTLDSREVETVGGYLIEAIGRIPREGETFTLGPYRWLVLSAEMKKINKIKLERTRGDVD